A stretch of DNA from Rattus rattus isolate New Zealand chromosome 1, Rrattus_CSIRO_v1, whole genome shotgun sequence:
ATAAAGAATGGACAAGTCTCTTAGACAAAttgaacacacacagaaaagtagCCCATAGACCAGAGACACTCATTTCTACCTTTTCCCTGAcacacagcaaatgctgggtAACTTTTTCACCCAAGCCTCAAAACTTCAAATTACTACTCATCTGAAGAAGGAAAAACCCAAGGAGCCAACCATAAGCATGGCTTTATTGGGATcctatttaaataataaataaccatttaaatgaattttcaagaactgttgttttagtttggttaAGACAATGGTATATATATGGGGTTCATGTTCAAACCTTCAGCACAGCAGAGCATCAACCCCACCTTTCCCTGGGCTAGAGACCAGGCAAGCAAGGCGTGCAAGGGGTGCACTTGTTCCCACCAAACATGCACAACACTAAAGGACAAGAAAACCAACTTCAAAGACAAATTAGACACCAGTAGTAGCaagtttactttttttgttgttgggtttttgtttttttttggagatagaaTCTTGTCATGTAGCCTAGGCAAGCTTGTCACtaagtagtccaggctagcctgtaaCTAACTCATGATTCTTCCTCCACCACAAGAAACCTGGATACTTCTGCTGAGTCAGCACATGACTGATTCTGGGGTGAAAAAATGAAACTACTCTAGACTTGAAACGGAAAGGAGTAACTAACTTAGGATAAGTTAAGCCCAAAAGTTATCTATCTCTCATAAGTACTGGCAATGTTCTCAATAAGGTAGTTTTCTTCTTGGTAAGCTTGTAAACAGTAGATAGGACACTGTATTCAGTTATCTGGCCACACCCTTCAGACTGTCTTAGGTACTCACTGTCAAGTTGTCTCTCAGTAACTGCATTATTAGCGTGCTGTCTTTGTACGACTCTTCACTTAATGTATCAAGTTCAGCAATGGCTTCATCGAAAGCCTACAAATGCAAAACAAAGTACACCTTAGAATTCAAATAATGAACACTGCCCAATTCCCAAGTAACAGGTAAAACACATACTGTTTTTGCAAGAGAGCAGGCTTTCTCTGGGGAGTTCAGGATCTCGTAGTagaacacagagaagttgagGGCCAGACCCAGTCTGATGGGGTGTGTCGGCTGCATCTCCTTTTTGCTGATTTCAAATGCTTCTTGGTATGCTTGCTGTGACTGGTCCACAATTCCTAGATAATGCAACACAGTGAAATGGACTTTCAAATTCTATGCTGCAGCTTAAGCCAAACTTTTCATTTAAGATTGCATGTGTCCTCTGAAATATACGCTCTGACAGTCTTATCCAAAttattctctttaaaacaaacaatgcTGTCCTGGATCACACTAGTCACTCGCTGTTGTCAAGAGAAAAGCAACTCAGAGTGGAGCTGAGTTGAAATGATAACTCTGAGGCaaagaacactggctacttttcccagtctagtttgattcccagcaccctaaGGACAGcttacaacagtctgtaactgcaattccaggggatccaatcaCGCTGCTCTGACCTACAACAGTATCGGACACGTGTGCCcaaacacatgcaggcaaacactcatacacacatccatCTGATCACCATCTTGTGATTTCCTCATTCTATTCTGAGGTTAACCTCTGGTAACAGCAAGgagacattcttttcttttctttttttttttcggagctggggaccgaacccagggccttgtgcttgctaggcaaatgctctaccactcagctaaatccccaaccccacaaggaGACATTCTTATACAAACAGCTTTTCAGAAAGCTTCAAGTTCAAAATACTAACAGGcaaaaacacaagacaaaaagaaagaaagagtgctCAGTTCTCTAAGTAACATAACAGAAAGGAAGATGCATGTAAGCTCAACCAAGCAAAACCAGCTCACCTTTCTTGTCATCACCAGCAGCAACCTCAGCCAAGTAGCGGTAGTAGTCACCCTTCATTTTCAAATAGAAGACTTTGCTTTCTGGCTGCGAAGCATTGGGGATCAAGAACTTTTCCAAAAGAgacttcagaagaaaagaaacagaaatattaagACAATACTTACAAGCCAAAGTTAAGTACTTTTCTTAAGCAAACACTATAGACTCAGTTGTAaaagatttcaaaacaaaaccttagCTTTTCTAACAGCACAGCATTCCAGAGTGCTGGTGCAGGAGGACTGTGGTGGATGAGGACCAAGCTCGACTGCAAACCAATGCAGTCTCAAAAGTGTAAATCAATGAGCAACTCAAGGCAGGGAAAGGCCAGATGGAAAAACACTTGTTAATCTCAGCATAGCAATTTGTCTTATCTACAGATCATCACAAATGGTAAAATTTCATCCTGTAGCTTTGCTTAAAACTATTAGCAACTTAAAGCTTACTGGAATTGTCACACACCAAATAAAACCAACCTTTTATAGTTAATTTCAAGTAGATGATATAACTGCATTGGAGAGAAAAAGGTAGAACTGagtgaatttaaaaacaaaccagtcTCTCACCATACCCACTCCCTTGGATACCTCTGCTCTGAAATCAAGGTGATGTTCCTGCTCATCTGGGCTGAACCCCAGATGAGCCAATTCTTCCAAGAGTACTTAGATTCTGGTTTTTATTCTCTGAAAAGATGTGAATATCTATTATCTAATGATGGGGGACATAAGTGAACACACTTGAATCCTGCTGCCTACTCTATGAATGTAGACAGGTCACAAAGATACAGTTAACTGAGTGACCACCCCTCATAATGTACATGACTGGCAGCTGGCGTGGGCACTTTTGTAATCTCATCACTTAAAGGCAACACAGAAGCACTCTGAGTTCAAGCATAGCTTGTGCTACtcatggagagaccctgcctctaaaaacaacacccccccccaacaataaCACACTGCCCAAAGGGCTAGAAACGTGTCTCAGTGACCTTGCACTGGCCCAGCAAAGCCACAGAATCAACTTGAGTGTGTGGAGGGTGCAATGTAAAAACCTAAAGTTGTGACAGAAACTCCTTTAGGCAGTATTGATAAATGTTAGTGGGAATTAGCAACCTACTTTTTATCAGTAATTTCTGTATTCCTAAAAACCATGCTGagccacacatctttaatccagcactggagaagcagaagagCCAGTTCGTGAGCTCCAGGTGAGTGTAGCTAGAGCCAAGTGTCAGGACAATCAGAGCTACAGAGACctctgaaaaaccaaaccaaaccaaaccccccACCTTATTGAAGATTGCAGGAACAGACCCAACAGCAATCCCTCAGCCTCAACACTGACGTGACTCACTTCATTAATTTTCAGAGTGCCAACCAAGTAACCACAATGTCTAAACCTCTCTTAAAAGGACCCCATGAACAAAAGCATCTAGTTGGATGCACGAAAGTCACACCCACATTTTCTGAGGATAATCACAGGCTTCCAGAACCATGAGTTTTTCATTTAAACCAACAGCAGCCAAAAAACATCTGAAAAAGTCACCTTCAACTTATAACAGGTCCACCACATGTATGGGGCCTGGGAATCTACTCATGTCAGTGACAGCAGCATCTCCCCATCTTCCTTACAGAAAAAGCCGTCAAAGCAGGGGTTACAGTAACTTCCTAGTTCCAAGGactatacaattttttttatttaaaaactgtgaATGTATAGCAGTAAAGGATTCAATGAATCCTGCCTTGTCTTGCTTCCTGATAAGGAAGTCTAGCTGTTATTTTTGGACAGTAAGTGCTGATGTTCAAAACAGCAGTGAGGATAGCAAGAGCTCAGCTTGGCAGTCaggaggctcttccagaggacccaagctcaattcccagaacctacatggcagctcctTAACTTTTGCAACTTGTGTTTTAGAGGAATCTGGCCACCCTTGTCTCCAAGgccaccaggcatgcacatggtgtaaCCACATGCATAAAAGACAAAACAGCCCACACAGAAAGCAAGAAGACAGTAGACAATAATGCTGATTGCTTTGACTAGAAAGAGTTATGGCTGCACAGGATGACTAGTGAAGaatgactcccaagtgctggcacaTCACTGTTAATGCCTGTAACTTTCTAGTAACACACTGTACACTGCTCACCTGAAAATACAGCAACTGTTTATACTGTCCACCCTCttcaaaaagaacaggaaataatTTGTACTAAAATACTTTTCAATACTAACACATTCTTCCTaaacctatttttttaaataagcgcATGAGTTCCACCTACATCGTGTCTACTTCTAAAGGTTTTAGTTTGAGGAGAACAAGGACTTATCCTTTCTTTGGTCGTCAGGGACTAGTGAACACTAAACATAAGTACAGAATAAACTGCAAGATGGAGAAAATGGCAGGGCtgagtttgttttttctcttggaGTAGGTAcaattattaaaacaattttacacCTTTTCACTTTCACACAGTCAATTTTGTTTCTCGAGCTACAACCTCAATACTGTCCAGGTGTAAACTGGAATTCATGGGCTTAAGTGATCATGCCCCAGTCCTACTAGTAGTTATGGTAGTAGGATCTCATGGTTTTCAATCTTATAAGctacacaacaataacaaacccCCAAATCCATTATGCTGCCTGCTTTTAAGATGCTCAAATATTAAGTTCTGACTGAATTACAATGAATGCATACTTTCAACAGCCtactttaaataaaagagaattttaCAACAACCTTCAGTAGAACAATTTTTATGACCTTAGTGCCTTAAAGACCCActtctcaaatataaaaataaacaaagctcaCTATTTAACTTTTAGACAATTAAGATACAATATAAACTAAGGCTGACACTATCAGATAATTAGTAGTTTcctaagaccaaaaaaaaaataaataaataaaaataaaaaaaaatctgtgtttctgATGCTGAGTGCTCACCAGGACAACACACACGTGGTGCCAGGTAAGCACCTGTGATAGAAGCAGCAGCCACAGAGCAGTGTCTGCCCACCTGCCTGAGCCAAGGGAACTCACTCTAGAGAGAGTGAGAACTGGCCATTGAGGCAGTACAAGGATCACTCTTCACTCACCTGGTTTCACTGCAACATTAACTTCAGTTTGCTTTCCATTTTTATCCCAGAAGTGTCCCCAATATGCTAAGTGTTCCCCAATCTATCATCAACCTTCAGATTTCCTAGATATTTGAGAGTACATTTCCTcctctgactttaaaaaaaaaaaaggcaaagacaTATAGAGCATACAACTTTTAAAAACCTAATTTATACtttaccctttaaaaaaaaaacaaagaaacagtggatactttttaaagcttttatttttatgagaccTGGGTGTGTTTCTAACTCTCAGGCCTCCAGTGGTCTGTGACTCTGAGACAATGGCCAGCAGTCAGGGGTTTGTTCAAAAGCCCTTTCCGGTCAACAGACTGCAGTGCTGGAGCAGTAACATGACAGCACATGCTTCCCAAGCATCATGCTCACTGCCATGTGACATCACACCTGAACCTCTGCCCCCAAGAAAGCCTGAAGTATCTAACGGAGAATTACAAAAGTAAACCAAATCAAAGGACAGTGTACCAGGAAACGGGGGAAAAGACCAAAACCATGAAAAGCAGATGGAAAAGCAGCCCAACTTAAGGACAGTGAGTCAAGGGTGTAAGGGAACAGAACTCTGGAACCATCTGATAAGAACAGTGGTCCAATGCTGTATTTAAGAAAAACCTGTAAGTAAACAATTTGGTTGGATTCCCGGTTAAAACCAtagaagcaggctggagagatggcacagcagctAAGAACGCTGGCCGCCCTTCCAGACTGCCAAGGCTCCCCATAGGGCAGTTCtcatccatctgtaactccagtccccaggggatccagtaccttcctttggcctccaagggcaccaggcacccacTCAGTGAACGGACACACACTTGGACAAAACACgaatagacttaaaaaaaaaaattaagagcagGTAAGATGGCTAAAGGCCTTGTGCCAAGACTGGTGACATGATTTTAATGCTtaagagcccccccccccaaggaaaACTGACTCCTGTAAAGAAGTGTCCTGTGGTTTAGGTGCAAATGTATTTCAAATTCCAGAGGCAGCACAGAAGCAGTGATGCATGAGTAAACATGAGTAAGCATGGGGAGACAGCTCTCGCTTTCTACACTTAGAACAAGCACTGCATCAATTGCAGGAGGGTAACAGATTGGTGCTTGTGCCTATAGCCCTAGAATTGGGAGGAAGACTGCGCCAAGTGTGAGACTGGCCTGAGCTTTGGCATGAATTGtatcctatttcaaaaaacagAGATCTGGGCATAAgtgccaacacttgggaggtagaggcaggaccaCAACTTCAAATCCAGTGTGGACTATCCAAGACTAGTCATACACACAGCCACATGCACCCTCACAATGATCCTAAAACTAAGGAACTAAAATCTGAAAATGCAGCTCAGCTGTAATGTGACTCCAAAACCCACTCCTCTACTTTAGTGTATCGCCACATCACTCAATGACACTAAAACACCCTCAGAGAGGACATGGTACACATTCCTAGTCTTGGGCAATTCTTTCCCACGTAAAGTTTCCCCAGCACTTTATTCTGTAGACCTACAGAATTTACCATCATTTCTAgttctcttaaaatatataacagaaaGCTAAGCCATGAATTTAACAGGCTCGCTGCTTCTGAGTTTAGTCTCTTACTCCCCCTTGTGGCTGAAGGGGCACTTGTTCCCAAATTGTAACCAGGGTTGCTCCAAACTAACCAATTAGTGAAGTGCTCACAAAACATGCTAATGATGCTTCCTATGGCAACACTGAGTGTTGTGTATGAGGTCACAAGGACAGCAGCTACCTTTAAAGGCCAGATGTGAGGATATGAAGAGTGATGAGGGTGATCACCTCCAATGCATTCCCAGCAATAAGCACACGGCAGACCTTTATTTAATGTCTTAAAACCAACAAGAGAGCTGATACATTAATAATCCCTTGGGCTGCACCCTAAAATACCATAAATGGCAGTCTATGCCAAAAATTTAATAAGCAAACCatctttacaaaatttaaaatgcttggcggaatgcatttttttttttttttggttctttttttcggagctggggaccgaacccagggccttgcgcttcctaggtaagcgctctaccgctgagctaaatccccagcccccggaATGCATTTTTTGCTTTGaccagttgggggaggggagacagcaCAGCATTGCCATCATCGGTTCAGGAAGGCATTACCCCTGTAACTCGGGGAAAACAGGATGGGGAGGAACTACTGTTTACCAACCCTGGGGGAGCTTTGCACTTAGGTAGGACTTctatttaaggccagcctgggctatagaatgagagcctgcctcaaaataaCTAACCAACCATCAGGCAAATGCCACACCCAAACTGTAAC
This window harbors:
- the Ywhaz gene encoding 14-3-3 protein zeta/delta, with protein sequence MDKNELVQKAKLAEQAERYDDMAACMKSVTEQGAELSNEERNLLSVAYKNVVGARRSSWRVVSSIEQKTEGAEKKQQMAREYREKIETELRDICNDVLSLLEKFLIPNASQPESKVFYLKMKGDYYRYLAEVAAGDDKKGIVDQSQQAYQEAFEISKKEMQPTHPIRLGLALNFSVFYYEILNSPEKACSLAKTAFDEAIAELDTLSEESYKDSTLIMQLLRDNLTLWTSDTQGDEAEAGEGGEN